A genomic stretch from Acidobacteriota bacterium includes:
- a CDS encoding YicC/YloC family endoribonuclease, which translates to MMRSMTGYGRARAGADAMTATVEIRSVNSRQREVRFRLPQVLLAGESRWREQVQETVARGRVDVMVALEGERAAASRLKLNLVVAGELVQAWRRLEEEFDLDGGPRAEVLLRLPGVLESATIEEEQVEELFSLVDRALVDALAAFDASRRREGETLLADLRLRERAVRDAVARVRKLAGPVPARLAAELRRRVEELLGETAVDPARVAQEAALLAQRADVTEELVRLAAHLDRLEELFSGSTGEIGRAAEFLVQEIRREVNTIGSKASDPAVDEQVLRIKGELEKIREQAANLE; encoded by the coding sequence ATGATGCGTAGCATGACGGGCTACGGCAGGGCGCGGGCCGGGGCCGACGCGATGACCGCGACGGTGGAGATTCGCTCGGTCAACTCCCGCCAGCGGGAGGTGCGGTTCCGCTTGCCCCAGGTGCTGCTGGCCGGTGAGAGCCGCTGGCGCGAACAGGTGCAGGAGACGGTCGCCCGGGGCCGGGTGGACGTGATGGTGGCCCTCGAGGGCGAGCGGGCCGCCGCCAGCCGCCTGAAGCTGAACCTGGTCGTGGCCGGGGAGCTGGTGCAGGCCTGGCGCCGGCTGGAAGAGGAGTTCGATCTCGACGGCGGTCCCCGGGCCGAGGTGCTGTTGCGCCTGCCCGGTGTGCTCGAGTCGGCGACCATCGAAGAAGAGCAGGTCGAAGAGCTCTTCTCCCTGGTGGACCGGGCCCTGGTCGATGCCCTGGCGGCCTTCGACGCCAGCCGGCGCCGGGAAGGCGAGACGTTGCTGGCCGACTTGCGGCTGCGGGAGCGCGCCGTGCGCGATGCGGTGGCCCGGGTGCGGAAGCTGGCGGGCCCGGTGCCCGCAAGACTGGCCGCGGAGTTGCGGCGCCGGGTCGAAGAACTGCTCGGGGAGACCGCCGTGGACCCGGCCCGGGTGGCCCAGGAGGCGGCGCTGCTGGCCCAGCGGGCGGACGTCACCGAAGAGCTGGTGCGCCTGGCGGCTCACCTCGACCGGCTCGAGGAACTCTTCTCCGGCTCCACCGGCGAGATCGGCCGGGCGGCGGAGTTCCTCGTCCAGGAGATCCGCCGGGAGGTGAACACCATCGGCTCGAAGGCCTCCGATCCGGCCGTCGACGAGCAGGTGCTGCGCATCAAGGGCGAGCTGGAGAAGATTCGCGAGCAGGCCGCCAACCTGGAGTAG
- the lpxB gene encoding lipid-A-disaccharide synthase, protein MSAPRVMVIAGEASGDAHAAGLVRQARLLDPSLRFEGTGGDGLEAEGVRLFHRVERLSVVGITEVFARLPALRAALGDLRRRLRESPPDLLLLVDFPDFNLMLARTARRLGVPVLYYISPQLWAWRRRRVKILEKLVRRMIVFFPFEESFYRDHGVPVSFVGHPLADDHRHHPDAAAARRALGIEPEGEVLGLLPGSRPGELRRHLAPMLEAGRLLRDRRPHTRFVLPLAAGLDAEAVTARVAASALPVKVVAGDFAAAVEACDGALVASGTASLEVAVRGVPEVVVYRTSWLTATVGRMALDIDHVSLVNLVAGREVVPELLQERFTARRAAAALLPLLDEGPARRAMLEGLADVRRRLGEPGAYRRAAQVLIGELRATTRPAREERDGR, encoded by the coding sequence GTGAGCGCACCGCGGGTGATGGTGATCGCCGGCGAGGCTTCCGGCGACGCCCATGCGGCGGGGCTGGTGCGTCAGGCGCGGCTGCTCGACCCCTCCCTGCGTTTCGAGGGTACCGGCGGCGATGGGCTCGAGGCGGAGGGTGTGCGACTCTTCCACCGGGTGGAGCGGCTCTCGGTGGTGGGGATCACCGAGGTCTTCGCCCGACTGCCGGCCCTGCGGGCCGCGCTCGGGGATTTGCGCCGCCGCCTGCGGGAAAGTCCTCCGGACCTGCTGCTGCTGGTGGACTTCCCCGATTTCAACCTGATGCTCGCCCGTACGGCCCGGAGGTTGGGCGTGCCGGTGCTCTACTACATCAGCCCCCAGCTCTGGGCCTGGCGCCGGCGGCGGGTGAAGATCCTCGAGAAACTGGTGCGGCGGATGATCGTCTTCTTTCCCTTCGAGGAGAGCTTCTACCGCGACCACGGCGTGCCGGTGAGCTTCGTGGGCCACCCCCTGGCCGACGACCACCGGCATCATCCCGACGCGGCCGCCGCCCGCCGGGCCCTGGGGATCGAGCCGGAGGGCGAGGTGCTCGGCCTGCTCCCCGGCTCTCGTCCCGGGGAGTTGAGGCGTCACCTGGCGCCGATGCTGGAAGCCGGGCGGCTCCTCCGCGACCGCCGACCCCATACGCGCTTCGTGCTGCCCCTGGCCGCCGGTCTCGACGCCGAGGCCGTCACCGCCCGGGTGGCGGCTTCGGCCCTGCCGGTGAAGGTGGTGGCGGGCGATTTCGCCGCCGCGGTCGAGGCCTGTGACGGGGCGCTGGTGGCCTCGGGAACCGCCAGCCTCGAGGTGGCTGTCAGGGGCGTACCCGAGGTGGTGGTCTACCGCACCTCCTGGCTCACCGCGACGGTGGGTAGAATGGCTCTCGATATCGACCACGTCAGCCTGGTCAACCTGGTGGCCGGGCGGGAGGTGGTGCCCGAACTGTTGCAGGAAAGATTCACCGCCCGGCGGGCGGCGGCGGCGCTGCTGCCCCTGCTGGACGAGGGGCCGGCCCGGCGGGCGATGCTCGAGGGGCTGGCCGATGTGCGGCGACGCCTGGGTGAGCCGGGGGCCTACCGGCGTGCGGCCCAGGTGCTGATCGGGGAGTTACGGGCCACGACCCGCCCGGCGCGGGAGGAGCGAGACGGCAGATGA
- a CDS encoding lysophospholipid acyltransferase family protein, with protein MSAESVGSSRGELSPLVRTLVPPLAAGVIRVLRAGVRLRCHGREIVEEFAARNRRYVHVFWHAHLLLMVYSYVGPQLVFMISRHRDGEMIARTVERFGYVPARGSSSRGGAAALRGMLRHLKQGSDIGFTPDGPRGPARKVQPGCVIAARLGRVPIIPVAVGYDRAWRLNSWDRFMIPRPGSRGLMAYGEPLEIAPGEDLEVAGRRVEQALNRLEAFAAEHAADPGVGRPL; from the coding sequence GTGAGCGCGGAATCCGTCGGCTCTTCCAGGGGAGAGCTCTCCCCCCTGGTCCGCACCCTCGTCCCTCCGTTGGCGGCGGGGGTGATTCGCGTGTTGCGCGCCGGCGTGCGGCTGCGTTGCCACGGCCGGGAGATCGTCGAGGAGTTCGCGGCCCGGAATCGGCGCTATGTCCATGTTTTCTGGCACGCGCACCTGCTGTTGATGGTCTACAGCTACGTGGGCCCGCAACTGGTGTTCATGATCAGCCGCCACAGGGACGGCGAGATGATCGCGCGCACGGTGGAGCGATTCGGTTACGTGCCCGCCCGCGGCTCGAGCAGCCGCGGTGGCGCGGCGGCCCTGCGGGGCATGCTGCGGCACCTGAAGCAAGGTAGCGACATCGGCTTCACCCCCGACGGCCCTCGGGGGCCGGCCCGCAAGGTGCAGCCCGGATGCGTGATCGCCGCGCGGCTGGGTCGGGTGCCGATCATTCCCGTGGCCGTGGGTTACGACCGGGCATGGCGCCTGAACTCCTGGGACCGTTTCATGATTCCCCGTCCGGGCAGCCGGGGCCTGATGGCCTACGGCGAGCCTCTCGAGATCGCCCCGGGTGAGGACCTGGAGGTCGCGGGCCGGCGGGTGGAACAGGCTCTCAATCGCCTGGAGGCCTTCGCCGCCGAGCACGCCGCCGATCCCGGTGTGGGGAGGCCGTTGTGA
- a CDS encoding nucleotidyltransferase family protein, producing the protein MRGRPADDAALVEALCRGLHPARPDVEALGAVAASPRGLDLALEHLVVGLVARELGAAGALASLPEDRRQRWRLRLMEVQRQRATLDEAADAAVAALAEAGIVPVLLKGAALGRTVYAEPHLRPMSDVDLLIDAGRLAGALAALARAGMRVPPEEDVDFWRRAYYNLPVEWTGRGSVQIEMHWSISQPDRHPVAVAGLLRRAVSLPAGVGRVLSPVDLLLHQALHHSYHFFQPKLIWVHDLALLHRDPPPLEPVLERARQWGMLRPLALSCLQVEKVYPGCLTEAYRRWAADYRPAVRIERRFRSADPVALLDGWQRRRRQLVLSFLMLDGRAQRLGAMAGWVGRVLRFGDREGHRRLEAFRPREK; encoded by the coding sequence GTGAGGGGGCGGCCGGCCGACGATGCCGCCCTGGTCGAGGCCCTGTGTCGGGGGTTGCACCCCGCCAGGCCGGATGTCGAGGCGCTGGGGGCGGTGGCCGCCTCACCCCGGGGCCTCGACCTGGCTCTCGAGCACCTGGTGGTCGGCCTGGTGGCCCGTGAACTCGGCGCAGCCGGGGCCCTGGCCTCGCTGCCCGAAGACCGGCGCCAGCGGTGGCGGCTGCGACTGATGGAAGTCCAGCGCCAGCGCGCCACCCTCGATGAAGCGGCCGATGCGGCAGTGGCGGCCCTGGCCGAGGCCGGGATCGTCCCCGTTCTGCTCAAAGGCGCCGCCCTCGGGCGAACGGTCTACGCCGAGCCCCACCTCAGGCCGATGAGCGACGTGGATCTGCTGATCGATGCCGGCCGGCTCGCCGGGGCGCTGGCGGCGCTGGCCCGCGCGGGAATGCGCGTGCCGCCGGAGGAGGATGTCGATTTCTGGCGCCGGGCCTACTACAACCTGCCGGTGGAGTGGACCGGTCGCGGCAGCGTGCAGATCGAGATGCACTGGTCGATCTCGCAGCCCGACCGCCATCCGGTGGCGGTGGCCGGGCTGCTCCGGCGGGCGGTGAGCTTGCCTGCCGGGGTGGGGCGTGTGCTCTCGCCGGTGGACCTGCTGCTGCACCAGGCCCTGCATCACTCCTACCACTTCTTCCAGCCCAAGCTGATCTGGGTCCATGACCTGGCCCTGCTGCACCGGGATCCTCCCCCCCTCGAGCCGGTGCTCGAGCGGGCCCGGCAGTGGGGCATGCTGCGTCCCCTGGCCCTGTCCTGTCTGCAGGTGGAGAAGGTCTATCCCGGCTGTCTGACCGAGGCCTATCGTCGTTGGGCCGCGGACTACCGGCCCGCCGTACGCATCGAGCGGCGCTTCCGCAGCGCCGATCCGGTGGCCCTTCTCGATGGCTGGCAGCGCCGGCGCCGACAACTCGTGTTGAGCTTTCTGATGCTCGATGGGCGGGCCCAGCGCCTGGGCGCCATGGCGGGATGGGTCGGGCGGGTACTGCGCTTCGGCGACCGGGAGGGGCACCGGCGCCTGGAAGCGTTCCGTCCCCGCGAGAAGTGA
- a CDS encoding MraY family glycosyltransferase, which yields MKILVFLIAALAASGLAPLARALALRLGAEDRPGPSRKIHDRSMPRLGGLALAAAAGVAVIFAAWIGTPGGDLIREFPQPVLRLALAGLVVALVGIVDDIHNLGPWPKLAAEWIAGGLAFWAGFRIEVLDLGFASFGLGVLALPVSLLWFVTMMNALNLIDGLDGLAASQALIALGALLIHSLLHRGAVAGTLSVALAGATVGFLVHNFHPARQFLGSCGALPLGLVLAALAVGTVQGRAGLNPVLPVLAVGVPLLDIVLAVARRLRQGRSPLSADRGHLHHRLLDGGHGQTRAVLLLAALGSAFAVLGLTSELLPAPWRLAPLLPAGGLALEVTRRLGYFRSQVRATSAGDHR from the coding sequence ATGAAGATCCTCGTCTTCCTCATCGCCGCCCTGGCGGCCTCGGGGCTCGCGCCCCTGGCTCGCGCGCTGGCCCTGCGCCTGGGGGCGGAGGATCGTCCCGGCCCCTCCCGCAAGATTCATGACCGTTCCATGCCCCGCCTGGGCGGACTGGCCCTGGCGGCGGCGGCGGGGGTGGCGGTGATCTTCGCGGCCTGGATCGGCACCCCCGGCGGTGATCTGATCCGGGAGTTTCCCCAGCCCGTGCTGCGACTCGCCCTGGCCGGGCTGGTGGTGGCCCTGGTGGGCATCGTGGACGACATCCACAACCTGGGTCCGTGGCCCAAGCTGGCGGCCGAATGGATCGCCGGCGGCCTGGCCTTCTGGGCCGGCTTTCGGATCGAGGTGCTCGACCTGGGCTTCGCTTCCTTCGGCCTGGGCGTGCTGGCCCTGCCGGTGAGTTTGTTGTGGTTCGTGACGATGATGAACGCCCTGAACCTGATCGATGGGCTGGACGGCCTGGCGGCCTCCCAGGCCCTGATCGCTCTGGGGGCGTTGCTGATCCACTCCCTGCTGCACCGGGGCGCGGTGGCGGGCACCCTGTCGGTGGCCCTGGCGGGAGCGACCGTGGGCTTTCTGGTGCACAACTTTCACCCCGCACGGCAGTTTCTCGGCTCCTGCGGCGCCCTCCCTCTGGGGCTGGTCCTGGCCGCCCTGGCGGTGGGCACCGTGCAAGGTCGTGCGGGGCTCAATCCCGTGTTGCCCGTGCTGGCGGTCGGCGTGCCGTTGCTGGACATCGTGCTGGCGGTGGCCCGGCGTCTGCGCCAGGGACGCTCGCCGCTGTCCGCGGACCGCGGACACCTGCACCACCGGCTGCTCGATGGGGGCCACGGGCAGACCCGGGCGGTGCTGCTGCTGGCCGCGTTGGGGTCGGCCTTCGCCGTGCTGGGCCTGACCAGCGAGCTGCTGCCGGCTCCCTGGCGCCTGGCACCGTTGCTGCCGGCCGGAGGGCTCGCCCTGGAGGTGACCCGGCGGCTGGGATATTTCCGTTCACAGGTCCGGGCGACTTCCGCCGGAGACCACCGGTGA
- a CDS encoding glycosyltransferase family 2 protein has protein sequence MPMPETIGAGVLAGVAWLAIAAALYAYAGYPLLAAWLVRRRPLARAAPPVAWPAVSVFIAARNEARVIRRRIDNLLEQEYPGPLEVLVVSDASDDGTDGLVEEVADPRVRLLRQEPREGKTAGINRLAREARGEIFIQTDANVIFAPGAVRALVEALTPPEVGVAIGRVRFTNEDDPLVAAGEGLYWRFENWTKRMEAERGLLAVANGGIYALRRDLWQPLPAFISGDAAEPLLAARAGYRTVVAEGALAYERAADSHREEFQRKARIIAQQVACARWIGLPGLPVRIAWAYLSHKLLRYLVAPIGALGLIAGLAAAALGSVAGAVAAALLAAPLLTAPLGLLPWPGVPGKVFKLPLYLVTVNLAAAAGLWRGLRGRAQATWEVPDSTRRAAPD, from the coding sequence ATGCCGATGCCGGAGACCATCGGAGCCGGGGTGCTGGCGGGTGTCGCCTGGCTGGCCATCGCCGCGGCTCTCTACGCCTACGCGGGCTATCCGCTGCTGGCCGCGTGGCTGGTGCGGCGCAGACCCCTGGCCCGGGCGGCGCCGCCCGTCGCCTGGCCGGCGGTGAGCGTTTTCATCGCGGCCCGCAACGAGGCGCGGGTGATCCGCCGACGCATCGACAACCTGCTCGAACAGGAATATCCCGGACCGCTCGAGGTGCTGGTGGTCTCCGACGCCAGCGACGATGGCACCGATGGTCTCGTCGAAGAAGTGGCCGATCCGCGCGTGCGGCTGTTGCGCCAGGAGCCGCGGGAGGGCAAGACCGCGGGGATCAACCGCCTGGCCCGGGAGGCCCGGGGGGAGATCTTCATCCAGACCGACGCCAACGTCATCTTCGCTCCCGGTGCCGTGCGGGCCCTGGTGGAAGCGTTGACACCGCCCGAGGTGGGGGTGGCCATCGGCCGGGTGCGCTTTACCAACGAGGACGATCCCCTGGTGGCTGCGGGCGAGGGCCTGTACTGGCGCTTTGAGAACTGGACCAAGCGCATGGAGGCCGAGCGCGGTCTGCTGGCGGTGGCCAACGGGGGGATCTACGCCCTGCGCCGGGATCTCTGGCAGCCCCTGCCGGCCTTCATCTCGGGGGACGCCGCCGAGCCCCTGCTGGCGGCTCGCGCGGGCTACCGGACCGTCGTCGCCGAAGGCGCCCTGGCGTACGAGCGGGCGGCGGATTCCCACCGGGAGGAGTTCCAGCGCAAGGCGCGGATCATCGCCCAGCAAGTGGCCTGTGCCCGATGGATCGGCTTGCCGGGACTGCCTGTCCGCATCGCCTGGGCCTATCTCTCCCACAAGCTGCTGCGTTACCTCGTGGCGCCGATCGGGGCGCTGGGCCTGATCGCGGGCCTGGCGGCGGCCGCCCTCGGCTCGGTGGCCGGCGCGGTGGCCGCGGCCCTGCTGGCCGCCCCCCTGTTGACTGCTCCTCTGGGGTTGCTGCCCTGGCCCGGTGTGCCGGGTAAGGTGTTCAAGCTCCCCCTCTACCTGGTCACCGTCAACCTGGCGGCGGCCGCCGGGCTGTGGCGTGGCCTGCGTGGCCGGGCCCAGGCCACCTGGGAGGTTCCCGACTCCACCCGCCGCGCGGCTCCTGATTGA
- a CDS encoding O-antigen ligase family protein encodes MSFHGRSAALLLAVALALVAPLPFGGTPPMAVILLALATATGLALLWTDRSRLARPPAAFALLITVTGAWIGFQFVPLPPTAVDWLSPRLAAEARASLCRPDEDPRLAQGERELSAVAGGERDETTWHPLVADPDGGLDGLLRLAMAFGAFCLGLLAVRDDRDRRLLLAAIGASASLQAVYGLAESLSGHHHIFTWAKQHYRPLASGTFICPNHFAALLSLGLFALLGLLIEVLRAGPGAGDRRAKTSLAATVAGVILIAMIWSSSRAALGAAALSMLLFFWLLRSGRREGGGLGWTGIAAGAALIIALVAGAAWIRPPEPLANDVENISVDMGGRVGIWGSAVAIVGDFWRSGSGIGTFRYLHPLYRRAASNTRFVHAHNDYLEWISDTGLPGALLLVAWLTVLLLAARRILRSEGSERPLSAAMVAGLAALGLHETVDFSLQLPGVAIPAALLAGALFAPVAWGPGRPADSGPATWPRTLLALSLVLVTATGVRLVSLRPLPAWPETPPGGLIAVESARKWSRQQIDRVLRQAARGGPGSGQEARQALSAAWLTLQRSARRAPLRSELRITQWLAGQSLVALDTARLGRKPEVGRLLDHYLDRALELAPADRQRRLVLARKWMLAGRPDKARKVVRDLLAMRPSMAREAWEILGGTRLALADLMEATPNTPGAAAQLARYLVLECKDPAGARIVLTRALERHPEAWQLRVALAQRESGARRHERALEILDARPLPEDPRWRRAVLRTRIQALTALGRGAEMRRAIDALEAGGEARPWIDYYRSLVHVKEGDKEQAIELLERAVSARKNPLPDPTRLRALILLGQLERGRGEYRKALETYRNARKIDPSHPEVRRFFADLSRRP; translated from the coding sequence ATGTCTTTCCATGGCCGCAGCGCGGCCCTGCTCCTGGCCGTCGCTCTCGCGCTCGTCGCCCCCCTGCCCTTCGGCGGCACGCCCCCGATGGCGGTCATCCTGCTGGCCCTGGCCACGGCCACCGGCCTGGCCCTGCTCTGGACCGACCGCAGCCGCCTGGCCCGCCCGCCCGCCGCCTTCGCCCTGCTGATCACCGTCACCGGGGCCTGGATCGGCTTCCAGTTCGTCCCCCTGCCCCCCACGGCGGTGGACTGGCTCTCACCACGGCTGGCCGCCGAGGCCCGGGCCTCCCTCTGCCGCCCTGACGAAGATCCGCGACTGGCGCAGGGAGAACGCGAGCTGAGCGCCGTTGCGGGCGGCGAGCGGGACGAGACCACCTGGCACCCCCTGGTGGCCGATCCCGACGGCGGTCTCGACGGCCTCCTGCGCCTGGCCATGGCCTTCGGGGCGTTCTGCCTGGGCCTGCTGGCGGTGCGCGACGACCGCGATCGACGCCTGCTGCTCGCCGCCATAGGCGCCAGCGCCTCCCTGCAGGCCGTCTACGGCCTGGCCGAATCCCTCTCGGGACACCACCACATCTTCACCTGGGCCAAGCAGCACTACCGTCCCCTGGCCAGCGGCACCTTCATCTGCCCCAACCACTTCGCCGCCCTGCTCTCGCTGGGCCTGTTCGCCCTGTTGGGCCTCCTGATCGAGGTGCTCCGCGCCGGCCCCGGCGCCGGCGACCGGCGGGCGAAGACCTCTCTGGCCGCCACCGTGGCCGGCGTGATCCTGATCGCGATGATCTGGTCTTCCTCCCGCGCCGCCCTGGGGGCGGCGGCCCTGAGCATGCTGCTTTTCTTCTGGCTGCTCCGCTCCGGGCGCCGGGAAGGCGGGGGCCTGGGCTGGACCGGCATCGCCGCGGGTGCGGCGCTGATCATCGCCCTGGTCGCGGGCGCGGCCTGGATCCGCCCTCCCGAGCCCCTGGCCAACGACGTGGAGAATATCTCGGTGGACATGGGGGGCCGGGTGGGCATCTGGGGTTCGGCCGTCGCCATCGTCGGGGACTTCTGGCGCAGCGGCAGCGGTATCGGCACCTTCCGCTACCTGCACCCCCTCTACCGCCGCGCGGCATCCAACACCCGCTTCGTCCACGCCCACAACGACTACCTGGAATGGATCAGCGATACCGGCCTGCCCGGCGCGCTCCTGCTGGTGGCCTGGCTGACCGTGCTGCTCCTGGCGGCGAGGCGCATCCTGCGCTCCGAGGGATCGGAGCGCCCGCTCTCCGCCGCCATGGTTGCGGGGCTGGCAGCCCTCGGCCTGCACGAGACAGTGGACTTCTCCCTCCAGCTTCCCGGTGTGGCGATTCCGGCGGCCCTGCTCGCCGGCGCGCTCTTCGCACCGGTGGCGTGGGGCCCGGGCCGCCCGGCGGACAGCGGGCCGGCCACCTGGCCCCGGACCTTGCTCGCCCTGAGCCTGGTCCTGGTGACGGCGACGGGCGTGCGCCTGGTGAGTCTGCGGCCCCTGCCCGCGTGGCCCGAAACACCTCCCGGGGGCCTGATCGCCGTGGAGTCGGCCCGGAAGTGGTCCCGACAGCAGATCGACCGGGTGCTTCGCCAGGCGGCTCGCGGGGGGCCTGGAAGTGGCCAGGAAGCCCGCCAGGCCCTGTCCGCAGCCTGGCTGACCCTCCAGCGCTCCGCCCGTCGCGCGCCCCTCCGCAGCGAACTGCGCATCACCCAGTGGCTGGCCGGCCAGTCCCTCGTCGCCCTCGACACCGCGCGCCTGGGCCGGAAACCGGAGGTCGGCCGACTGCTCGACCACTACCTGGACCGGGCCCTCGAGCTGGCCCCCGCGGATCGACAGCGCAGGCTCGTGCTGGCCCGCAAGTGGATGCTCGCCGGCCGCCCCGACAAGGCCCGCAAGGTGGTCCGCGACCTGCTCGCCATGCGCCCGTCGATGGCCCGCGAGGCCTGGGAGATCCTCGGCGGCACCCGGCTCGCCCTCGCCGACCTGATGGAAGCCACGCCCAATACGCCGGGGGCCGCGGCCCAGCTCGCCCGCTACCTGGTGCTCGAGTGCAAGGATCCGGCCGGGGCGAGGATCGTCCTCACCCGGGCCCTCGAGCGGCACCCCGAGGCCTGGCAGCTCCGCGTCGCACTGGCCCAGCGGGAGTCGGGAGCGCGCCGCCATGAGCGCGCCCTCGAGATTCTCGACGCCCGGCCCCTGCCTGAGGACCCGCGCTGGCGGCGGGCTGTCCTGCGCACGCGGATCCAGGCTCTCACCGCCCTCGGGCGCGGAGCGGAGATGCGCCGGGCCATCGACGCATTGGAGGCCGGAGGAGAAGCCCGGCCCTGGATCGACTACTACCGATCCCTGGTACACGTCAAGGAAGGCGACAAGGAACAGGCCATCGAACTTCTCGAGCGAGCGGTCAGCGCCCGGAAGAACCCTCTTCCCGACCCCACGCGCCTGCGCGCGCTGATCCTCCTCGGCCAGCTCGAACGGGGGCGGGGGGAGTACCGCAAGGCCCTCGAGACCTACCGCAACGCGCGGAAGATCGACCCCTCCCACCCGGAGGTCCGGCGCTTTTTCGCCGATCTCTCGAGAAGACCGTGA